Proteins encoded by one window of Gemmatimonadota bacterium:
- a CDS encoding DUF5916 domain-containing protein, whose protein sequence is MSFQIRSSFSASRPTLGAVAMILGAMAPVLVRAQASQASQAPQPAAASDYITSVAAVHADHPPVLDGRDDDAVWRKAPAVTHFREFDPVEDGDPRFRTEFKVAYDSHNIYVFIRAFDPEPALIRKTLARRDVRPPTDQLKVMIDSYHDGRSGFEFAVSPGLVKRDYAMYDDTNEDQTWDGVWDVATSIDSLGWTAEFAIPMSQLGFNNAPVHTIGFGIWRDIDRFKERVSWPVFRPSRNATVSQLGTVTGIGDVGSTHPLEVVPYVVTKNVSTVGASSYGRAQRLSAGADLKVGVTPSLRLTAAVNPDFGQVEADPSVLNLGTFETFFNEQRPFFVEGQGRYAFSINCNVVNCSSEGLFYSRRIGRTPQLIGNYGDPSSPTATTILGATKLSGRIGKSLSLGVLDAVTERATGSLDRTIEPTTNYGVARVQREFRDGKSYIGAVLTSVDRNTDSWTADALRRTATVGGVDFAHRFLNDNYKISGSLTGSEVTGTAAAITQTQMSAVHYYQRPDGKLRVDSSLTSLTGNAEELLFGKYGGGITRFETSYQRQSAGYEINDIGYLRRADRQSWSNWGALNFLKPTRLYNSFRINGNFWNTWNTNGLALEHAVNSNVHFVFHNNWGFNAGATLGQLGSTYCDRCARGGPAVRQSSYLSPWMGVTGDDRRRITPAVYLNYMRTDEGRSHNLSIEPTLSVRASSQLLLSLDVTASHNDDNTQWIGNFHDTATSAMHYAFAHLHQNTLVTAVRATYIATPALSFQFYAQPFVSNGSYSDPRELSADPRAARYSDRYVAYTPPVSAMSGFSDREFKSNTVVRWEYRPGSTLFLVWTQGRQRYDNAPDARGWTQTYPDLLQLRPDNTFLVKFSYWLNR, encoded by the coding sequence GTGTCCTTTCAGATTCGATCTTCATTCTCAGCTTCGCGGCCCACGCTCGGTGCGGTGGCGATGATTCTCGGCGCGATGGCTCCTGTCCTCGTTCGTGCACAGGCATCTCAGGCATCTCAGGCACCGCAGCCAGCCGCTGCATCTGACTACATAACGTCGGTTGCAGCGGTGCATGCGGACCATCCGCCCGTGCTGGATGGTCGCGACGACGATGCGGTATGGCGAAAGGCGCCGGCGGTAACGCACTTCCGCGAGTTCGATCCGGTGGAGGACGGCGATCCGCGCTTCCGCACCGAATTCAAGGTCGCGTACGACAGTCACAACATCTACGTCTTCATTCGCGCGTTCGATCCCGAGCCGGCGCTCATACGCAAGACCCTTGCGCGGCGGGACGTTCGTCCGCCGACAGATCAGCTGAAGGTGATGATCGATTCGTATCACGACGGCCGCAGTGGATTCGAGTTCGCAGTCAGCCCGGGTCTGGTGAAGCGTGATTACGCGATGTACGACGACACCAACGAAGACCAGACGTGGGATGGCGTCTGGGACGTTGCGACATCCATCGATTCACTCGGGTGGACCGCCGAGTTCGCGATTCCCATGTCGCAGCTTGGCTTCAACAACGCACCGGTGCACACGATCGGGTTCGGGATCTGGCGCGACATCGATCGCTTCAAGGAGCGTGTGAGCTGGCCGGTGTTTCGTCCAAGCAGGAACGCGACTGTCTCTCAACTGGGAACGGTGACCGGTATCGGGGACGTGGGATCGACGCATCCGCTCGAAGTGGTTCCGTACGTTGTGACAAAGAATGTTTCGACGGTGGGCGCTTCGTCGTACGGCCGTGCGCAGCGCCTTTCTGCCGGTGCGGATCTCAAGGTTGGCGTGACGCCGAGTCTGCGACTGACGGCGGCGGTGAATCCTGACTTCGGTCAGGTGGAAGCAGATCCGTCGGTGCTCAACCTCGGTACGTTCGAGACATTCTTCAACGAACAGCGTCCGTTCTTCGTCGAAGGACAGGGGCGTTACGCGTTCAGCATCAACTGCAACGTCGTGAACTGCAGCTCAGAGGGACTGTTCTACTCACGAAGAATTGGTCGCACTCCGCAACTAATTGGGAATTACGGTGACCCGAGCTCGCCGACCGCGACGACTATCCTCGGCGCTACCAAGCTGAGTGGCCGGATTGGAAAGTCGCTGTCTTTGGGAGTGCTGGACGCGGTGACGGAGCGCGCGACGGGTTCGCTCGACAGGACCATCGAGCCAACGACCAATTACGGTGTCGCTCGTGTGCAGCGCGAGTTCCGTGATGGAAAGAGCTACATCGGCGCTGTTCTCACGAGCGTCGACCGGAACACCGACTCGTGGACTGCGGATGCGCTGCGGCGAACGGCGACTGTTGGCGGAGTGGACTTCGCGCATCGCTTCCTGAACGACAATTACAAGATCTCCGGATCGTTGACGGGAAGTGAAGTGACGGGAACGGCCGCTGCGATCACGCAGACTCAGATGAGCGCCGTGCACTACTACCAGCGGCCTGACGGGAAGCTGCGCGTCGATTCCAGTCTCACGTCGCTGACAGGTAATGCGGAAGAGCTGCTGTTCGGCAAGTACGGCGGCGGGATCACACGCTTCGAGACGAGCTACCAGCGTCAATCCGCAGGTTACGAGATCAACGATATCGGGTATTTGCGCCGGGCGGATCGGCAGAGCTGGAGCAATTGGGGCGCGCTCAATTTTCTGAAGCCGACTCGGCTTTACAACAGCTTTAGAATCAATGGCAACTTCTGGAATACGTGGAACACGAACGGGTTGGCGCTGGAGCATGCGGTCAATTCCAACGTGCATTTCGTTTTCCACAACAATTGGGGTTTCAACGCTGGCGCCACGCTTGGCCAGTTGGGAAGCACGTACTGCGACAGGTGCGCACGGGGCGGGCCGGCGGTGCGGCAATCGTCGTATCTCTCTCCATGGATGGGTGTCACCGGTGATGATCGACGCCGAATCACGCCGGCAGTCTATCTGAACTACATGCGCACCGACGAGGGGCGCTCGCACAATCTCAGCATCGAGCCAACGCTAAGCGTGCGCGCATCGAGCCAACTGCTTCTATCGCTGGATGTCACCGCATCGCACAACGACGACAACACGCAGTGGATCGGCAACTTCCATGATACAGCTACATCCGCGATGCACTACGCATTCGCGCATCTGCATCAGAACACGCTCGTCACCGCCGTTCGCGCGACGTACATCGCAACACCGGCGCTGTCGTTCCAGTTCTATGCGCAGCCTTTCGTGTCGAACGGTTCCTACTCAGACCCGCGCGAACTGAGTGCGGATCCGCGTGCAGCGCGATACTCCGACCGATATGTCGCCTACACGCCACCAGTGTCGGCGATGTCGGGATTCAGCGATCGCGAGTTCAAGTCGAATACTGTAGTGCGCTGGGAATACCGACCAGGATCGACACTGTTCCTGGTGTGGACGCAGGGACGTCAGCGGTACGACAACGCACCAGATGCACGCGGATGGACACAGACATATCCGGATCTGTTGCAGCTCCGGCCGGACAACACGTTTCTGGTGAAGTTCAGCTACTGGTTGAACAGGTAG
- a CDS encoding PadR family transcriptional regulator, whose translation MSKKTDRADVLPGTLDMLILKTLTITPMHGYGIAQHIQQVSREAIQVEEGSLYPSLQRMQVKGWLTSEWGQSPTGRRARYYRLTAAGKKQLGAEVADFRKAIEAIQRVIQAV comes from the coding sequence ATGTCGAAGAAAACCGATCGCGCAGACGTACTTCCTGGCACTCTGGACATGCTGATTCTCAAGACACTCACCATCACACCGATGCATGGGTACGGAATCGCGCAGCACATTCAACAGGTATCGCGCGAGGCGATTCAGGTCGAGGAAGGCTCACTGTATCCATCGCTTCAGCGTATGCAGGTGAAGGGATGGTTGACGTCGGAGTGGGGTCAGTCCCCGACGGGACGCCGCGCTCGATACTACAGGCTCACCGCCGCCGGCAAGAAGCAGCTCGGCGCGGAGGTGGCGGATTTCCGAAAGGCAATAGAAGCGATTCAGCGGGTCATCCAGGCAGTCTGA
- a CDS encoding ABC transporter ATP-binding protein, whose translation MTSWGPEPVIRLERVGKTYLTDEVETRALSDVSFEIARGEYVAISGPSGCGKTTLLSILGLLDVASAGRYVLGGRDIAELSGGQRARIRNSQIGFIFQAFNLLGDLTVWENVALPLSYRGLEPRDRRKCALNALERMGMAHRLDHYPAQLSGGQQQRVAVARAIAGEPLIILADEPTGNLDSDNGDQVMELLAELHRTGSTICMVTHDPRHARHAERTINLLDGNVVAIASRDSMLQPV comes from the coding sequence ATGACTTCGTGGGGACCTGAGCCGGTAATCCGACTCGAACGGGTCGGAAAGACGTATCTCACCGATGAAGTGGAGACGCGCGCCCTGTCCGACGTGTCGTTCGAGATCGCGCGCGGAGAGTACGTCGCGATCTCCGGTCCGTCAGGGTGCGGCAAGACCACTCTGCTGTCGATCCTCGGCCTTCTCGACGTCGCAAGCGCTGGCCGCTACGTCCTTGGCGGCCGCGACATTGCGGAGCTGTCGGGCGGACAGCGGGCGCGCATTCGCAACAGCCAGATCGGTTTCATCTTTCAGGCGTTCAACCTGCTGGGCGATCTCACCGTGTGGGAGAACGTTGCGCTACCGCTGAGTTACCGCGGTCTCGAGCCGCGAGACCGGCGCAAGTGCGCGCTCAACGCCCTCGAGCGAATGGGGATGGCGCACCGGCTGGATCACTATCCGGCGCAGCTCTCCGGCGGTCAGCAGCAGCGTGTCGCGGTTGCGCGAGCGATTGCAGGCGAGCCACTGATCATTCTCGCGGACGAGCCTACCGGTAATCTCGACAGCGATAACGGCGATCAGGTGATGGAACTGCTGGCTGAGCTGCATCGCACGGGATCGACGATCTGCATGGTGACACACGATCCGCGTCATGCCCGGCACGCCGAGCGAACAATCAATCTGCTGGACGGGAATGTCGTCGCAATAGCATCGCGAGATTCGATGCTGCAACCAGTCTGA
- a CDS encoding O-methyltransferase → MDQETWTAVDGYLAEKLIPPDSALDAAQAATAAANMPAISVSPTQGKLLQLLAMTLRAKSILEIGTLGGYSTIWLARGLAPGGRIVTLEKAPMHADVARANIARAGFADVVDLRVGSALDTLPQLAAEDREPFDLVFIDADKQNIPAYFDWAVTLAHPGSMIVVDNVVRDGDVINDDTEDTGTQGVRRFFDRVSISALVTSTAIQTVGLKGYDGFTVSIVN, encoded by the coding sequence ATGGATCAGGAAACATGGACGGCGGTCGACGGCTACCTCGCGGAGAAGCTGATTCCCCCGGATTCCGCGCTGGACGCTGCGCAGGCTGCGACGGCGGCGGCGAACATGCCGGCGATCAGCGTCTCTCCGACTCAGGGGAAACTGCTCCAACTGCTCGCCATGACGCTGCGCGCCAAGTCGATCCTCGAGATCGGTACACTCGGCGGCTACAGTACGATATGGCTCGCACGCGGCCTCGCTCCTGGAGGAAGGATCGTGACTCTGGAGAAGGCGCCCATGCACGCGGACGTTGCAAGAGCGAACATAGCGCGAGCGGGATTCGCAGACGTCGTCGATCTGCGCGTGGGTAGTGCGCTCGACACGCTTCCGCAATTGGCCGCGGAAGATCGCGAGCCGTTCGATCTGGTCTTCATCGACGCCGACAAGCAGAACATACCCGCCTACTTCGACTGGGCGGTCACGCTGGCGCATCCCGGAAGCATGATCGTCGTCGACAACGTCGTGCGTGATGGGGATGTCATCAACGACGATACCGAAGACACTGGCACGCAAGGGGTACGTCGATTCTTCGACCGGGTGTCCATAAGCGCGCTAGTGACCAGCACGGCGATTCAAACAGTTGGGTTGAAGGGTTATGACGGATTCACGGTATCCATAGTGAACTGA